A stretch of Chloroflexota bacterium DNA encodes these proteins:
- a CDS encoding prepilin-type N-terminal cleavage/methylation domain-containing protein, which yields MRWGRPGTNNQRGFTLVEALVAMAIASSITGAISTGIYQVFTSHVQSTTHMTAIKQVENAIHWLRRDVQQAQVLDLGPDSGFPVNLTWVNWDGVVEQVTYTLVGDELERAYSTGGGPVTNVVARHIDSDSAETNLQFIDGVFTFKITASVAGSRPALESRVGEIMPRAAQ from the coding sequence ATGAGGTGGGGCAGACCAGGGACCAATAACCAGAGGGGCTTCACACTGGTGGAGGCGCTTGTAGCCATGGCTATTGCCAGCTCAATCACCGGTGCCATATCCACGGGCATCTACCAGGTGTTCACCAGCCATGTCCAGAGCACGACTCACATGACGGCTATTAAACAGGTGGAGAACGCCATCCACTGGTTGAGGCGCGATGTCCAGCAGGCTCAGGTCTTAGACCTGGGCCCGGACTCTGGTTTCCCCGTCAACCTCACCTGGGTGAATTGGGATGGTGTGGTGGAGCAGGTCACATACACGCTCGTAGGCGATGAACTCGAGCGGGCCTATTCTACAGGCGGCGGGCCAGTCACAAATGTGGTTGCGCGACACATTGACTCTGATTCGGCAGAAACCAATCTTCAGTTTATCGATGGCGTGTTTACCTTCAAGATAACCGCCTCCGTTGCTGGCTCCAGGCCAGCCCTTGAGAGCAGGGTAGGGGAGATTATGCCCAGGGCGGCGCAATGA
- a CDS encoding type II secretion system GspH family protein — MKNEKGFSLVEVVVGLGILGMVGVGFLAALSTGLIVLPRTDELETAKNLAESQMEYAKSLAYESSGSYPAAPIPGEYPGYSATISSGPITSRDGNIQKVTVTISHGGEQVLALEGYKVNR; from the coding sequence ATGAAAAATGAAAAGGGGTTCTCTCTGGTGGAGGTGGTGGTGGGCTTGGGAATCCTCGGCATGGTTGGGGTCGGCTTTCTCGCCGCCCTGAGTACTGGTTTGATTGTCTTGCCCCGGACGGACGAGTTAGAGACCGCCAAGAACCTGGCTGAGAGCCAGATGGAATACGCTAAGAGCCTGGCTTACGAGTCCTCTGGCTCCTATCCTGCGGCTCCAATTCCTGGCGAATACCCCGGTTACTCGGCCACTATCAGCTCCGGGCCGATAACCTCAAGAGACGGCAACATCCAGAAAGTAACCGTCACCATCAGTCACGGCGGCGAGCAAGTGCTAGCCCTGGAGGGCTACAAGGTGAATAGATGA
- a CDS encoding caspase family protein, with product MTLQRSRRGVGKVGALCLVLSLVVTLILPTAASAAQPDARDMEIVKKAAFNDGQHEGGLPRRSGGQQFATITGKLGALSVGKKGYAIAIGSNYQGSVAADGQIPLIPPFDVELEYAEADAQAMAGLLAAYGFDTVIPLIGDAASRHNILNAIKQIGRLAKPGDEVVFFYSGHGARQYARGWKEKDREHKGVGVIHQGIVSDQGDGKKMDFLWDEELAKEFSSFRTDRIVFVFDMCLAGGMTELARKGRIVAGATTSTGIAVEVGQFGDMVIDHGLFTFFLLAALSGLVPEADAYDHLPGVPDVTVEEAYNFASFSLIDMTPLIQGELAYYYGEEIAALWGTPVIVDLFCADMLLQALPSPLKERTKEPPPFHGKG from the coding sequence ATGACGTTGCAAAGAAGCAGACGTGGTGTAGGGAAAGTAGGGGCCTTGTGCTTGGTGCTGTCTCTGGTGGTCACCTTGATATTGCCAACCGCGGCTTCTGCCGCTCAGCCGGATGCCAGAGATATGGAGATAGTGAAGAAAGCAGCTTTCAATGATGGGCAGCATGAAGGAGGATTACCTAGACGGTCCGGCGGGCAGCAGTTTGCCACCATAACCGGCAAATTGGGGGCGCTTTCAGTAGGCAAAAAGGGTTACGCCATCGCTATCGGTAGCAACTACCAGGGGAGTGTAGCGGCTGATGGGCAGATTCCCCTGATTCCTCCATTTGATGTCGAACTCGAATATGCCGAAGCCGACGCTCAAGCGATGGCAGGATTGCTTGCGGCCTATGGTTTTGATACCGTCATTCCACTAATAGGTGATGCCGCCAGCCGTCATAACATCCTGAATGCCATCAAGCAAATAGGACGTTTGGCGAAACCTGGTGATGAGGTTGTGTTCTTCTACAGCGGACATGGTGCCCGACAGTATGCTCGCGGATGGAAAGAGAAAGACCGGGAACATAAAGGCGTGGGTGTTATTCATCAGGGAATTGTGAGCGACCAGGGTGATGGCAAAAAAATGGACTTCCTCTGGGATGAGGAGCTAGCAAAGGAATTCAGCAGCTTTCGCACCGACAGGATTGTATTCGTATTCGATATGTGCCTGGCCGGTGGCATGACTGAGCTGGCCCGGAAGGGCAGGATTGTCGCTGGGGCTACGACCAGCACCGGCATTGCTGTTGAGGTCGGGCAATTCGGTGACATGGTAATTGACCACGGGCTGTTTACCTTTTTCCTCCTTGCGGCGCTGTCTGGCCTGGTCCCAGAGGCTGATGCCTATGACCATCTGCCCGGCGTGCCGGACGTAACCGTGGAAGAGGCTTACAACTTCGCCTCATTCTCATTGATAGATATGACTCCTCTCATTCAGGGGGAACTTGCGTACTATTATGGAGAAGAGATAGCCGCCCTATGGGGGACTCCTGTCATTGTGGACCTCTTTTGTGCGGATATGCTTCTCCAGGCTCTACCGTCACCTTTGAAGGAACGAACCAAGGAACCGCCGCCTTTTCACGGAAAAGGATAA